Proteins from a genomic interval of Fusarium oxysporum Fo47 chromosome I, complete sequence:
- a CDS encoding major facilitator superfamily domain-containing protein, producing MSQINNTQNDLKIHDSDKQNLEAGSIKSAKSHADLPTDPAAAFLREYEHQWSDYEPSEAKRVLRRIDFRLMPLIIGTITIAAVDNILISNAALYGMTADTHLVGQQYSWVGSIFYFGWLIAEYSANLILQKMPVGKTVGVAVIGWGGIVMCLGATQNAAGLMVLRFIMGALEAPLFPAVTILNTMWYKKSEQPVRMAINFTAFSSLVTGIVSYGIGHVEAGIASWRLLFLVVGGFTLIWGAILTIWLPDSPLGDNFMKGRQKYIALDRVRDNMTGIENKEFKWYQVREAFTDYKKYLLFIFFLSMNVPTGGLVTFAAQIVSGLEYGRLETTLLGMPTGMMQSLAGFMVAIPQQWLHNKRCYTAAACCLVPLVCSIIIKELPDENRVGRLMAYYFFYFFWGPYATALTLPMGNVSGHTKKLTVNATIFLAYCIANIIGPQVFRAAEAPHYSTGYNSILGFEATAICALLAYAGGCIVENRKRDKAEGTDVSVRVEDQLGDLTDYEKKGFRYIY from the exons ATGTCACAAATAAACAACACTCAAAATGATCTCAAGATTCATGACTCGGATAAGCAGAATCTTGAGGCTGGCTCCATCAAAAGCGCCAAGTCACATGCGGATCTTCCCACTGAccctgctgctgcttttcTCAGAGAGTATGAGCATCAATGGAGCGATTATGAGCCATCCGAGGCAAAAAGGGTTCTTCGCCGAATCGATTTCCGTCTGATGCCGCTGATAATTGGTACCATAACTATTGCTGCCGTCGAC AATATCCTCATCTCCAATGCGGCTCTATACGGAATGACCGCGGATACTCACCTCGTGGGACAACAATATAGCTGGG TTGGCTCCATCTTCTATTTTGGCTGGCTTATCGCTGAGTACTCAGCCAATCTCATCCTTCAGAAGATGCCTGTTGGAAAGACTGTCGGCGTTGCTGTCATCGGATGGGGGGGCATTGTCATGTGCCTCGGAGCTACTCAGAACGCTGCCGGCTTAATGGTACTCCGGTTCATCATGGGGGCTCTTGAAGCGCCTCTGTTCCCAGCTGTCACCATTCTAAACACTATGTGGTACAAGAAGTCGGAGCAACCGGTGCGTATGGCTATTAACTTTACCGCCTTTTCAAGT CTGGTGACTGGGATCGTATCCTACGGCATTGGCCACGTAGAGGCAGGTATCGCTTCCTGGAGACTTCTGTTTCTCGTTGTTGGCGGCTTTACACTTATTTGGGGGGCCATACTCACCATCTGGCTTCCAGACTCACCTCTCGGGGACAACTTCATGAAAGGGCGGCAGAAATATATAGCTCTGGATCGAGTCCGGGATAACATGACCGGTATCGAGAACAAG GAGTTCAAGTGGTATCAAGTCCGTGAGGCCTTCACCGATTACAAGAAATATCTCTtattcatcttctttctctccatGAATGTCCCCACTGGTGGTTTGGTTACTTTTGCCGCGCAGATCGTCTCGGGTCTGGAGTATGGAAGGCTGGAGACAACACTTCTCGGGATGCCAACCGGAATGATGCAGAGTCTAGCAGGTTTTATGGTCGCAATCCCCCAGCAGTGGCTGCACAACAAAAGGTGCTACACAGCAGCTGCATGCTGCTTGGTGCCGCTGGTTTgctccatcatcatcaagg AACTCCCCGACGAGAACAGGGTTGGACGACTTATGGCGTACTACTTCTTTTACTTTTTCTGGGGTCCCTATGCTACTG CCCTTACCCTCCCCATGGGCAATGTTTCTGGACACACCAAGAAGCTCACAGTTAATGCAACTATATTCCTGGCTTACTgcatcgccaacatcattGGTCCGCAGGTCTTTCGGGCGGCTGAAGCTCCTCACTATTCAACCGGATATAACTCTATTCTCGGATTTGAGGCCACAGCTATCTGCGCCCTTCTAGCATACGCTGGTGGCTGCATTGTCGAGAACAGGAAGCGGGATAAGGCCGAAGGCACAGATGTCTCTGTCCGAGTTGAGGATCAGCTTGGAGATCTGACAGATTATGAGAAGAAAGGTTTCCGTTACATTTACTAG
- a CDS encoding fungal-specific transcription factor domain-containing protein, with amino-acid sequence MSAQATQPPSTGTRARRKPILRVKTGCFTCRNRKKKCDETRPVCSGCRRNKIQCRWPSPQLPLQSPPIANDSPSLEPPAQSPTLDSHERRFSQSFDVDMGIEEVLEDSLALDADHEYVDSDLLRLQSSSSAQDLPLQFCFVAPATGVSVADHDLDQVDYGLADETQTEVQAIQSFEEDETIEDLPIQDSVSNALISLSGAHLGQRALIEPSPSPVNPSILPGLDAQAFELMGHYLDRTAVSMGNGSTTANPFIVQLIPLSFANPIVRELMLSQSASHRAVLDAGDQSEVIAHTYYTKSIRLFRKAVNDYLTGTESNPLWVTIGALIMCFTETAKGDTNGVIFDHIQAVGPLVTDLLTKLPHLLPDGLRAFVTEYYVYTAIISMISTEPSAGTGLLLSPDLEHKAQSLAESGYVGQLCGSWLSLLLLIPRIFDFGHRRVAASVDPPFPAADDFLNFGSLQFEITSFVPSPSASSEVTICGYIFQQAVHLYLLTALGVGDERQVTQQLGLEHTIASAFLYLEQLPASARINTSMCWALAVIGSCTRDEERRELLRQRLQTMFLTIGLGNISSTLSLLEHIWMRPQREQSPWIICQIMYEHEIWISFA; translated from the exons ATGTCAGCACAGGCGACACAGCCCCCCTCCACTGGGACTCGAGCGCGGCGGAAGCCGATCCTCAGGGTCAAGACAGGCTGTTTCACTTGTCGGAACCGCAAGAAAAAGTGCGACGAGACACGGCCAGTTTGTTCTGGATGTCGTCGCAACAAGATACAATGCCGATGGCCCAGTCCTCAACTACCGCTGCAGTCACCGCCAATTGCCAATGATTCACCCAGCTTGGAGCCCCCGGCCCAAAGTCCGACCCTGGATAGTCATGAGAGGCGATTTTCACAGAGCTTTGACGTCGACATGGGTATAGAAGAGGTATTGGAGGATTCTCTAGCCTTGGACGCCGATCATGAATATGTTGACTCTGATTTGTTACGCCTACAGAGTAGCAGTAGTGCCCAAGATCTACCATTGCAGTTTTGCTTTGTCGCTCCTGCGACAGGTGTTTCCGTCGCAGACCACGACTTGGATCAAGTGGATTATGGCCTCGCCGACGAGACTCAGACAGAGGTACAGGCTATACAATCatttgaggaagatgaaacGATCGAGGATCTCCCCATTCAAGACAGCGTCAGCAATGCACTCATCAGTCTGTCCGGGGCCCATCTCGGCCAAAGAGCTCTCATCGAGCCCAGTCCATCCCCTGTTAACCCATCAATTCTCCCTGGCCTGGACGCGCAGGCATTCGAGTTGATGGGCCACTATCTAGACCGCACGGCCGTGAGCATGGGCAATGGCTCAACCACTGCGAACCCCTTCATCGTACAGCTCATACCGCTCTCATTCGCCAATCCTATCGTCCGTGAGCTCATGCTGTCGCAGAGTGCCTCGCATCGAGCCGTCTTGGATGCAGGGGACCAGTCGGAAGTGATAGCTCACACCTACTACACCAAGTCAATCCGTCTGTTTCGCAAGGCTGTTAATGATTACCTGACTGGCACTGAGTCAAATCCACTCTGGGTCACCATCGGTGCGTTGATCATGTGCTTTACCGAG ACCGCCAAGGGCGATACTAACGGGGTCATATTTGATCATATACAGGCCGTCGGGCCACTCGTCACAGATCTGCTCACAAAGCtacctcatcttctccccGATGGACTGCGCGCTTTTGTCACCGAGTACTACGTTTACACTGCAATTATCAGCATGATCTCTACAGAGCCGTCTGCGGGTACGGGACTTTTGCTATCACCTGATCTGGAGCACAAGGCGCAATCTTTGGCTGAATCTGGTTACGTGGGCCAACTCTGCGGCTCATGGCTTTcgttgcttcttctcatcccaCGAATATTCGACTTTGGTCATCGAAGAGTAGCGGCTAGTGTTGATCCGCCGTTCCCAGCGGCAGATGACTTCCTTAATTTCGGCAGTCTCCAGTTCGAGATCACTTCATTCGTCCCATCGCCCTCGGCAAGCTCAGAGGTCACCATCTGCGGCTACATCTTCCAACAGGCCGTCCATCTCTACTTGCTCACGGCTCTTGGAGTCGGCGATGAAAGACAAGTGACACAACAGCTGGGCCTGGAACACACAATAGCAAGCGCCTTTCTATACCTCGAACAGCTTCCAGCTTCTGCGCGCATCAACACAAGTATGTGCTGGGCATTAGCGGTGATCGGATCCTGCACCCGCGATGAGGAGCGTCGGGAACTTCTTCGCCAACGTCTACAAACGATGTTTCTCACAATTGGGCTTGGTAACATATCTTCCACATTATCTTTGCTAGAGCACATATGGATGCGACCTCAAAGGGAGCAGAGCCCTTGGATCATTTGTCAGATTATGTACGAGCACGAAATATGGATCTCATTTGCCTGA
- a CDS encoding Aldehyde/histidinol dehydrogenase, producing the protein MASIKTISPSTNKVVCELPETSLDEARDIARRSLIAFQSFRKLDLAQRRAIVEKGLAGIQERKFGLGHELAEHMGRPVAASHKEIETMQKRADYLLDIAEEALASLPGRPEKGFRREIKKIPVGPTLIVFAWNFPYLIIVNALIPALLAGNSVILKPSPQTPLIAEHLVDIFKKAGLPKDVLQVVQSGDPEALKELVKLPELGLVSFTGSTVGGLAIREATSGRTIPVNLELGGNDPAYVRPDADLKYVAAQLVDGAVFNSGQSCCAIERIYVHADVHDAFVREVQEELKRYKLGDPLEADTMVGPVISRAAQNNINAQIQDALAKGAVDATPKNESFLSASPTGNYVPPTLLTHVTHEMDVMREETFGPVIPVAKVKDDEEALRLMNDSDYGLTASIWTKDIARGDELIDQLEAGTVFVNRCDYPNPDLAWTGWKKSGLGCTLGPRGFDAFVKLKSYHVKEAQA; encoded by the exons ATGGCTTCCATCAAGACCATCTCCCCCTCAACAAACAAAGTCGTCTGTGAGCTCCCAGAGACCTCCCTTGATGAGGCGCGGGACATAGCTCGGCGATCTCTAATCGCCTTCCAGTCCTTTCGCAAGCTCGACTTGGCCCAGCGACGGGCGATAGTGGAGAAGGGACTCGCTGGAATTCAGGAACGGAAATTCGGACTTGGCCATGAACTCGCTGAGCATATGGGACGGCCTGTTGCCGCGAGCCATAAGGAAATCGAGACCATGCAGAAGCGCGCTGATTATCTCCTCGATATTGCTGAAGAGGCACTGGCGAGTCTGCCGGGACGCCCCGAGAAGGGATTCCGGAgggagatcaagaagattcCTGTCGGGCCAACGCTTATTGTTTTTGCTTGGAAC TTCCCTtatctcatcatcgtcaacgctCTCATTCCCGCCCTGCTAGCAGGAAACTCGGTTATCCTCAAACCTTCCCCCCAGACACCTCTCATTGCAGAGCACCTCgtcgatatcttcaaaaAGGCTGGCCTGCCCAAGGATGTCCTTCAAGTTGTCCAATCTGGGGATCCGGAAGCGCTGAAGGAGCTTGTCAAGCTCCCTGAGCTCGGCCTCGTCAGCTTTACCGGTTCCACAGTCGGCGGTCTGGCCATTCGTGAAGCCACCAGTGGACGCACCATTCCTGTCAACCTGGAGCTTGGGGGTAATGATCCGGCCTACGTTCGACCCGATGCCGACCTCAAGTACGTCGCCGCTCAATTGGTTGATGGCGCTGTCTTCAATTCCGGCCAGAGCTGCTGTGCTATTGAGCGTATATATGTCCATGCTGATGTGCACGATGCCTTTGTCCGTGAAGTCCAAGAAGAGCTCAAGAG GTACAAGCTCGGTGATCCCCTCGAGGCAGACACCATGGTTGGGCCAGTCATTTCCCGCGCTGCTCAGAACAACATCAATGCACAGATCCAGGATGCTCTAGCCAAGGGCGCTGTGGATGCGACGCCTAAGAACGAGAGCTTCCTCAGTGCATCCCCCACGGGCAACTATGTCCCCCCTACTCTTTTGACCCACGTTACACATGAGATGGATGTCATGCGCGAGGAGACGTTCGGTCCTGTGATCCCCGTTGCCAaagtcaaggatgatgaggaagccCTGCGCCTGATGAACGATAGCGACTACGGTTTGACTGCCAGTATCTGGACCAAGGATATTGCCCGCGGGGACGAGCTAATTGATCAGCTCGAAGCTGGTACTGTCTTTGTGAATAGATGCGACTACCCTAACCCT GATCTTGCCTGGACtggatggaagaagtcaGGGTTGGGCTGTACTCTGGGGCCTCGCGGCTTCGATGCGTttgtcaagctcaagagcTACCATGTAAAGGAGGCCCAGGCTTAA